From a region of the Solanum stenotomum isolate F172 unplaced genomic scaffold, ASM1918654v1 scaffold9649, whole genome shotgun sequence genome:
- the LOC125853114 gene encoding uncharacterized protein LOC125853114: MPSLQTALPPELANNAIRLYRECLRRAKYIGSKQHNTQLLVGMVRQQFKKHMHETDPDKIQKLKDDAARGLINHMLHESEKMTGRKFSQSS, from the exons CCTCCTGAACTTGCCAACAACGCCATCCGA CTTTATCGAGAGTGTCTACGACGAGCAAAATACATTGGCAGTAAG CAACATAACACACAGCTTCTTGTTGGTATGGTGAGACAGCAGTTCAAAAAGCATATGCATGAGACTGATCCAGATAAAATTCAGAAATTGaaggatga TGCCGCGAGGGGGCTTATAAATCACATGCTGCATGAATCCGAGAAGATGACTGGCCGAAAATTCAGCCAGAGTTCTTGA